Within Sphingobium aromaticiconvertens, the genomic segment CGACGTGCCCGACGATCAGCCGCCGATCCCACTGGGCAAGGCGCGGATCGTGCAGGAAGGGACGGACGTCACCATCATCTCCTGGTCCTCGCAGATCATCCGTTGCCAACAGGCGCTGCCCGCACTGGCCGAGGCCGGAATTTCGGTCGAACTGGTCGACCTGCGGACGGTGTCGCCATGGGACAAGGAAACCGTGCTGGCGTCAGTCGCCAAGACTGGCCGCGCCGTGATCGCGCATGAAGCGGTGCGCCATTTCGGACCGGGCGGCGAGATTGCATCGACCATCAGCGAAGAACTGTTCGGCCAGTTGAAGGCGCCGGTTCGTCGTCTGGGCGCACCCTATTCGCCGGTGCCGTTCGCCAAGGTATTGGAGGACGCCTATATCGTCTCGCCAGAGCGTGTGGTGGAAACGGTAAAGGCTCTGATGGGTTGATTTGAACGCCATAGGGGCAAAAGAAAGGGCGCGGGAAGATGAGCTTCCCGCGCCTTTTTTTCGATCGTGTTCTTGTAAACCCGCTCCCTAAGCGTCGGCTAAGGGTGGTTAGCGGAATGTCGGCTTTTGGTATGCACAGCGCAAAAGTCTTCCATTTCCGATCAGGCGGAATAGCTATCTTCCAAGCGGCAGCGGGGCGAGAATGAACGCAAGCACCTTATGTCCGCGTGGATTGGTCTGTTCTGAAACGAGAAGATATTTCCTCTCCTTCGGTGCGCTCCACGCCTTAACCGGCGCGCCGTCTGGCCCCCTATTCGTCGGGCTTTTGACCGCACCAGGATGGCGTGAAGCCCACCGATCAACCAACGCTATCCCTTGGGCGAATGTCATGGCCGCTGAAGCTTGCACCGTACATACTCGAGGTGCGTCGGATACCATCACAATGACCTCACCTTTAATAAGGGCAGGGTAATTTCCAACCTTATCGTCCCTAAAGCCATCTTTGTGTGCAATTTGGCTCGTTTTCGCAGCGGATTCACCTGACACGGGTGGCTCGCAGTATCGGGTGAGCGCGGTTTCCGCGTCAATGGACGGAGCGGCCAGCACCGGACACGCGCATGTGGCGGCCACACTTGCAGCGGCAATCTTCCAGATTAAATGCATGTTGGCTCCGTTTGACATCCTTTCATCCGCGTAACGCTCCAACGCTAAAACCACGTTAAAATCCAACCGCCTGATTCTGTTATCAGCTAGCGTCCGCTATCGGAGAGCAATGTCTGGTCAGCGAACGACAAAAACTGGTCGCTGGCAGACGCCCGCACCAGTGGGTGTGCAACTACATAATCACCTTTCTTTTGCCCGGTCGTTCTCGATCGGATCTGGCCTATTCCACCACCACCCTGACGCGGCCCAGATTCTGGATGCGGGCATAGGGGGAGGCGGTGTCGCCCTTGCGCTCCGACGCGACGCGCAGCGCCGGGAAATAAGTGCCGGGCTTGACGAAGACATGGCTGGTTTTGAGCACCACCCTGGCATTTGGTCCAGCAGGCAGCTTCGCCTTGACCGGGAAAGAACCGCTGCCGTCGAAATCCCATTCCGCCGAAACGACCTTGCCCGCGCCGGGCGGCACCGCGATGGCGGCGGTGAATGTCACGCTGGTCTGGGGCTTTACCACCGCTTTTGCGCTGCCATTGGCCGTTACCGCGACGACGGGCTGGATGCCCTTGCGCGTGGTCGCATCGCTGGGGGCGATGACCTGCCCATTGTCGATGCGATAGGCGGTGCTGGCGGGCGGGGCGCCGCCCTTTTCTACCCAGGCCGACAGGTCGCGCAGCGCCTGCTGGAGTACGCCCAGATAACTGACGGTGCGGGTCGGATCTTCCTGTTTGGCGCTGTCGCCGTGCAGCGCATGATCAGTGAACCAGATGCGGAAATTACTATCCGTGGCGGCCCCCAGATTGGCCGCGACCTGACGGCGATACCAGTCGCCTTGCCACGGCATGGCTTCCCGATCCCACAGGTTTTCGACCAGGATCATCTTGCCCTGAAACTTTCCGGTCATGGGCGGCTGTCCCATTGGCTTGCCCGTGGTGGCGGCGGTGAACAATGGGCCAAGCAGGAAGGCGCGTTGCGGATAGAGGGGCGTGCCGTCCGGCTTTCGGAACTGGTCCCATTCGGGATAGCCCGCATCGGCTGGCGGCACCTGATGCCAGTGATAGGTTTCGGCGGCGAGGAAATTGCTGTTGTCGACCCGGACGGAGTCGCCCGCCCTGATCTTTGCCGCGACCGCATCATCGACGACGCCCAGCACGACGACATCGCCGACGATCCGGCTGATGGTAAGCCGCTGTTTTACGGCCTCTCCCGAACCGACGATCAGGTCGCCGCCGACGAAATAGATGGCGGGCGGCGCGCTCGACAGGCGGAAGGCGACGATTCGGCGCGCGGCTTTCCCCTGAAGCGCGGCAAAGGCGTTGTCGACATTGGCGGCGCCATTGGTGATCCGGGTGTCGAGGTTCAGCGTCGCGGCTTCCTGCGCGGTGATGGGGGCTGCGACCTTGGCATCAAATTGCAGGCGATAGCCCTCGAACGCCTTCGGGTCGTCATGGCCAAGATAGCCGGGTTTGGTCCAGAAATCGGTGAAGTAGGACGGGTCGGCCATCTGCATCCCGCCATAAAGGGCAGCGAAGCCATGAATGCCCATCGTGCGCCAGCCGAACCAGGAAGGCGTGGGAAAGCCCATCGCCGTCACTTCCCGCAAAACCGACGCCTGATCGGGTGTCAGCCCGGCATAGGGATCGCCGCTGCCGCCCGGCTCGACCGCATCCAGGATCTGGGGAAACCTGTCGTTCAGCACGCGCATTGCCCGCATCCGCACCGAGAACATATTGGGCGGCGCCATCGGCGATCCCAACACATAGGGGACGACGCCGTCCCACACGCCATTGGTATTTTCGATCGACCCTACCGTGCGGAACCCGCCGCCGCTACCGCCAAAAGCATAGCCATAGGGCCGTTTGCCGCCATATATCTGCTGCGCGACGACGCGCGAATAGCGGGCGGCGGCGGCATTGGCGCGATAGGCGGCGATGGTGGCATCGTTGGGCTTGCCGGGCATCCCGACTTGATCGCGCCCGCCGCCATTCGTCTCAACGAAATAGGCGCCCGAGGCGATCGAAAAGCCGATCTTATTCTCCTCGCCGACCGGGCTTTTCTGCGCCAGATTTTCATCGTCCGGAACGGGGGTGATGTGCTGGAAGAAACGGCCCTGATAGTGCACCTTTTCGGGGAAGTAGAAGGAGAAGCGCGTTTCCGTGTCCTTGAAGCCGCCATGAACATAGCGGTGGCGCACCGGTGCATCGCGCCATTCGTCCTTGTCGATATAGGGCTGGGTGAAGAGGGGGTCTGCCTGTGCAGATGCCGACACCGGACCAGCCGCCTGATCAGCGCCGGCGGGCGTCGCCAGTAAAAGCGATAGTGTCGCGAAGCTTTTGGCCGTTCCTAAACCCTTCATGCTCCATCCTCTCCTGTTGTGCGGGTCAGGCGATCGCTTGTCCCAGCGCCTGTCTGCCCGTTTCTTCTTCCCAATGATCGGCGTCCCCGCCCAGCGCGGCGTTCAGCATCGCGCGCTTGAGGAACAGGTGGCAATGATGCTCCATGGTGAGGCCGATGCCGCCGTGCAGTTGCACCGCTTCCTCCGTCACCATGCGATAGACGTTGCACGCATGGGCCTTCAGCGCGCCCATGGTGATCGCGTCCATCGCTCTGTCGCTCGCCCGCTCCCACAGCAGCGCCTCTGCCGCGACGATCGCGGTCTTGAGGTCGGCAACGCGGTGCTTCAGGGCCTGGAACAGCGCCAACGGCCTGTCGAATTGATGGCGGGTTTCCAGATAGTCGATGGTCAGCCGCAGGGTCGCATTCGCGCCGCCCAGCGAATCGGCCGCCAGCGCAAAGGAGCGTTGCATCGACAATCGCTGTGCAAGCGCAGTCGAGGCGTTCCCCTCCGCCAATATGATCTGCGGGGTGGAGCCATCGACCGACACATCGAAAAGGCGGCGGGTCTTATCCCATGTGTCGCGGGGTGTGATCGTCAGCCCGTCCATCGGCAATAAAGCGATGCGCGCCTCCTCCACCAGCAGGACATGGCTGGCGCGATCGGCGTTGGGCACACAGGTCAGAAGCGTGGCGCTGTTGCGGAGGGCCAGCGACGCGGTCATCACCTCGCCGCCCACGGCGCGTTCGATCAGGGAATCCCGATCGGCCAGCGTGTCCGCTGCGTTCAGCGCCTCGATCACCAGCATCTGCGCGATGGCGGGACCGGGTACCAATACGCGGCCCAAGGCGTCATGGACGACGCCTGCCGCCTCCAGCCCCAGGCCCAGGCCGCCCTGTGCCTCGGGCACGGCCATCATCAAAAAGCCCATTTCGGCGATCAGGCCCCACGCCTTTTCGGCATCGGGCGCCAGGTCGCTCTGGCCGAATGCCTTGTCGGCGGCATCCTGCAATTCGGCGCGGGTCATGCTCATGCCACGGCCTCCTTCAGCGTCCAGCTTTTGGGTTCGCGCGGCATTCCCAGCAGGCGCTCGGCAATGATATTGCGCTGTACCTCGTCACTGCCGCCCGCGATCGTCCAGGCATAGCTGTTCATGAAATCGGCCATCCAGTTGCCCGTCTCCATGCCTCCGCCAAAGGTGATGGGGTCATGATATTGCGTGTCCATCCCACCGATCCGCAGGCCCAGCGAGGTAAAGCCGCGCAACGTGCGCGAATAGGAGAGCTTGACGATGGAGGCGTCACCGACGCGCTCTTCCCCGGCGATGCGGTTGGCCAGAAACTGGTCGGCGACCGCGCAGGCCGCATCGACCTTCGTCGCCAGCCGCCCAAAGTCACGCAGGATGCCGCTGTCATTGTCGCGTCCATTGGCGCGGATCAGGTCGCCGATCCGCCACAGCGCCCCGCGCATCCGGGCGCTCAGTTCCAGCAGGGTGAGGCCGCGTTCGGACGACAAAGTGGACTGAGCGACGGCCCATCCCTGACCCTCTTTGCCAAGACGATCCGTCACTGGTATCTCGACATTGTCGAGGAAGACTTCGGCAAATTCCTCGTCGCCGTGAATCTGGTGGATTGGGCGCACGGTCACGCCCTTCGCTTTCAGGTCCAGTAACAGGTAGGTCAGACCGGCCTGCTTGGCGCCCTCGCTGCTGGTGCGGACCAGCAGCAGGCATTTGTCGGCGAACTGGCCCATGGTCGACCAGAGCTTTTGCCCGTTGACGATATAGACGTCCCCCTGCCGCTCGGCGCGGGTCTTGAGCGAGGCGAGGTCGGACCCGGCATTTGGCTCGGAAAAGCCCTGACACCAGATTTCGCCGTCCAATATGCGGGGGATATAATATTGCCGCTGCGCCTCGCTGCCCCATTCGAACAGGGTGGAGGCGGCATGATAAGTGGACATGAAGGAGAGCAGCAGGCGCGGCGTATCGGCGCGGGCGAACTCCTCATAGATGACCTTCTGTTCGGCCAGGCCGCGTCCGCCACCTGGCCATCCGGCGGGCCAGTGAGGAACCGCATAGCCGCCCTTCGCCAGTGTCGCGAACCAACTGCGCTGGAGGTCCACAAACGCCTCCTCCGTGGTGCAGTGGTCGCGCCAGTCCTGCGGCGCGTTCCCCTCCAGCCAGAGGCGCACCTCCTGTCGCAGAGTGTCGAGCGCGTCGGTCAAACCACCAGTCTCCCTTGAATCTGTGATCCCTCTGTGCGCTCGCTAGGCAGCATTTGCGATGCATGTCGCAAGCCGGTGGCTGCAATATCGGGAAGGCGATGCGGTCAGAGCGCGACTTCGATCATCTCGCCCGCGATCCTGACCGGATAGGTGGCGATCGGCGCGCTGGCGGGGCCGGTCAGCGGTTCGCCGGTTTCCAGGTCGAAGCGCGCGCCATGCGCGGGACAGGCGATCCAGCCCAATCGCATCCGCCCGCAGGCCAACGGTTCCTGCGCGTGCGAGCACATATTCTCCAGCGCATAGATCTGTCCTTCGAAATGGCACAGCATGATCGCGCGGCCATTCGCCTCTATGGCCACCACCGTGCCGTCCGGCACATCCTCTGCGCGGGCCACGGCGATAAACTGCGCTTCGCTCATTCCATCCTGCATTCGTTCATGATCGGACCCCTTGTTGTCCGCCGTGCGAGAGAGTGAAAGGCCGTTGCGGATCATATCACCGGGGCGTTCTCTTGAATGGACGACGCCTGCACGTCTGTTCCCGGTCCGCGCACTCCAGTATCGCTCTGTCCGATGAACTTTGAATGGACCGAGGAAGAGGCGGCGTTCCGCCAGCGGCTACGCGATTTGCTGGCAGAGACGTTGCCTGATGACTGGGAGCGCTTTTCCCAGCATGGCCCGGCCTCGCCCGCGCTGACCGATTATGCCCGCACCTTTTGCGGCATGCTGGCGGCTCAGGGATTGTTGACGCCGCACTGGCCGGTGGAGATTGGCGGGCAGGGGTTGGACCCGTGGCACCAGACCATATTGGCCGAGGAAATGTGGATCGCGGGTGAGCCGCGTGGCGGGCAATATATGAACGTCAACTGGATCGGCCCGACGCTGATCCGCTATGGCTCGCCCGATCAGCAGGCGCGCTATTTGCCGCCGATCGCGGAGGGACAAGCGCTCTGGTGTCAGGGCTTTTCCGAACCCGGTTCCGGCTCCGACCTTGCCTCGCTCCGCACCCGCGCGGTGCTGGATGGCGACAGCTATCGCGTGTCGGGGCAGAAGATCTGGACCAGCTATGCGAGACTCGCTGACACCTGTTTCCTTGTCTGCCGCACCAGCGACGATCGCAAGAAGGGCATCTCCATCCTGTTGGTGCCGATGGACACGCCGGGCATCACCGTGCGGCAAATCCCCTCGCTGATCGGTGAGGGCGACATTCATGAGGTGTTTTTCGATGAGATCGTCGTGCCCGTGTCCGCGCGGCTTGGGGATGAGGGGCAGGCGTGGGAGATCATCGCCTATTCGCTGACCAACGAACGGCTGGGCATCCCGCGCTATGCGCTGGCTTGCGCGGCGCTCGACCGGGCGGTTACTGTGCTGAAGGCGCAGGGCGAGTTTGAGGGCGAGGCCGTGAAGATCGAGGCCGCGCACGCCGCCGCCCTGTGCGAAGCGGCGCGGATGGCGAGCTATGCGATCGTCGACCGGCGCTGCAAGGGGCAGGCGATCGGCGCGGAGTCCAGTTCCGCCCGCTTCGCCACCGTCATGGCGGAGCGGCGGGTCGCCGAATATGTGGTCGAGTATCTGCCGCAAGCGCTGGCCGACGCGCATCCCTATCTCAAAATGCATCACCAACGCGGGATCGTTGCGGGCATCGCGGCGGGCGCTGCGGAAATCCAGCTCAACATCATCGCCTCCGATGTGCTCAAACTGCCACGGGAGCCGCGCTGATGGACCTTTCGCTTTCCGACGATCAGGTCGCGATCCTCGACGCGATCGACTCATTGGCCAAACCCTATGCCGGGGCGTCGCTGCACGAGGCTGGCTTTGCGTTCAGCAGCGACGCGCTCGACCGCGAACTGGCGGAGGGCGGGTTCCTTGATGTCGCCTTCGACCCCGATCTGGGCGCGGTATCCGCCGCGCTGATCGTCGAGCGGCTGGCGCGGCTGCCCCAAGCGGTGGAAGCCGCTGCGAGTGCGCTCGTTCGACCATTGCTGGGCGATGACCTGCCCCGCCCGCTATGCCTGATGGAAGAGGGGAAGGCGCATCGCCCGATCCGCTTTCTGGCCCCCGGCGCGACCGTGCTGGTCGTAGGCAAGGACCGGGTATCTACCTTCGCGACCGCGGACCAAGTGCGGGCCGAGCCGGAGGCGCTATATGGCTATCCTATGGGCACATTGCTTGAGCTGCCGTCGGAACGAACCGATCACGCTGTTTCTGCCAATGAAGTGCGCGTTCGCTGGCGTGTGGGACTGGCGGCGGAAGCGGCGGGATTGCTGGCCGCCTCGCTGGAAAGCACATCGGTCCACGTGACCGACCGCCAGCAGTTCGGTCGTCCACTCGCAACCTTTCAGGCGCTGCGTCACCGGCTGGCGGAAGCGCAGGTGCGCACCAACGGTGTCTACTGGCTGGCGATGAAGGCGGCGGGCACGCTCGATGCCGGAGACGCGGCACTGGCCGCGCTGCACGCGCAGGAATCGGCGCGCGCGACCGTGTATGATTTTCACCAGTTTCTCGGTGCGATGGGGATGACGCTGGAGCATCCGCTGCACCTGTGGACCTATCGCCTCAAAGCGTTGATCGGTGAATTGGGCGGGCGCGGCGGGCAGGGGCTGGCGGCGGCGGATGTCCTCTGGGGCTAGGCCAGCTTGGGCTTGATCTCCTCCATCACCCACTGCGCATAATCCTCATATTCCGCGACGCTGCGCACGGCGGGGATGGGGACAGAACTCATCGTTACGCCCAGCGTCCCGAACCAGCCCAGCCGGTCGATAATCTCTGGCGCGGTCATGCCGGGGCGGGCACGGGGGTCGTCCATCACCTTGTGCCCCTCCCCGACGCGGCTCGTCGCAAAGCCATACATCACGTCGAAGGGCCGCCCGTCATAGCCGGGCTGCGACTTGATGAAGTCGATCTTTGCCGGGATATCTTCGGGCTTGGTAAGATAGGGCCACCAGCCGCTGGCAAAACGCGCCGCCCGCTTCAGCACTGCCTCCGCTTCGCCACCCATCCAGATCGGGAGATGGGGTGTCTGCACCGGGCGCGGCGCGAAGGCGACGTCGCGGAAGGAAACAAATTCCCCCTCGAACACCGGATCGTCACTCGTCCATAACTCCACGATCGCCCCAAGATATTCGTCACACATCCGCCCGCGCTGTTGGAACGGCACGCCAAGCAGGTCGAATTCCTCCGCCAGCCAGCCCGCGCCGAATGTCACCATCGCCCGCCCGTCCGACATCCAGTCGAGCGTGGACAGCGCCTTGGCGGCGATCGCCGGATGCTGGAGCGGCAGGATCGCGATCGAGCTGTTGATGCGAATGCGATCCGTTGCGCCGGCATAATAGCCCATCGCGGCATAGGCGTGGAAATGATGAGGCCCGGACAGGTCGACATGGCTTTTGGGGATCAGAAAATGCTCGGGCACGCTGATCATGTCATAGCCCAGCCGATCGGCCAGCTTCGCAAGCCGCGTCTGGTCCGCACCCGTGACCGACAATTCCCAGGGCTGCATCGTCGCCTTGAGTTCGATCAGGCGCGGCATACCGAAAGCGAATTTCATGGAGCCTCTCCTCGGGTGACAGGTCGGCGCGGCGTTTGAGCAGAATGATCTGCTTGTGTTCCGCCGCGCCCTCCGGTCAGAAGCCCAGATCCAGGATCGGGCCGTCGAAATTGCCGGCCAGTTTCTGCGTAGCCTGTGCCAGCTTGTCCTGCGGCACGCCCTTCAGATAGCCGTCGATGATCCGCTGATAATTGCTGATCAGCCCCTCAATGTCCTTCGACAGCCGCATGAAATCGAAACCGGCCGCATGGGTGCCCTTTTGCTGGAGCGGAATATTGGAATAATCCTGGCGCGGGATCTGCGGGAACTGATCGCTGTCATAGGGCAGGACGACCGGCTCCATCACTGGCTCTGGCTCCTGACCTTCGGGGAAGTGGGTCAGCGACCATAGTTCGAACAGGCAGCTTTCCGGTCCCAGCGGGCGGATGCGATAGGCGGCCATGCTGGAAAGGAAGGGCAGCAGGAAATAATTGGGGAAGATGAATTCCACTGCCTTGACCGGCGTTTCCACCGCGATCTTGTTGAGGTCTGGGGTCGGCTCGCCGCGTGCCTGTCCCGCCTGCGTGACGAAATGATTGACCATGCCGAACCATTGCATGATCGCCTGGCCGGGGTCTTCGGGTAGATCGACATCGATCAGGGTGCGGGCGACGGCCACGTCCTTGGCGTGGCACATGCCGGCCATGCCATCGCTCAGCAACTGCATATGCTCGACCTGATCCTCGATATTCTCCTTCATGGTGCGGTTCGGGTTGATCGGCACGCCGATGCCGCCCGTGTCCATGCCGTACATCATGTTATAGAGGATCGGCACCTTCTGCTGAAGCTGCGGATGGGTCCGCATGACATGATAGCCTTCCATGAAGGCTTCCATGGCGATCTTCCAGTTGGCGGGGAGGACGGTGGCATAGCACCATTCGGCCCGCATCGAGTCGGCATTATAGGCCTCCAGGCCAATGGCAAGTGGACCCAGATTGTCGCGGAGCGGCGGGGCATCATCATCGAAATTGATGAACACGCAGCCCATCTCGATTTCGGTGCGGCAGGGACGCAGCGCCAGATCCGCCTCGTCCAACTGACCCTCGCTGAACATATGGCGGCCATAGACGAAGGTGTTCTTGCCCTCGATATTCCAGCGCCAACCGTGGAAGGGGCAGATAAAGCCTTTGCCCTTGCAGTTGCCGTGGCTGCCCTCGGTCAGCGGGACGCCGCGATGGCGGCAGGCATTGTGGAACGCCTTGATACCGTCCGTGGTGCGGACGATGATGACTGATTGGCCAAGGTTGCTATATTCGATCCAGTCGCCGACATTGGGAATCTGCTCCACGCGGCAGGCCATCTGCCAGACATGGGGCCACAGTTCCTCGCATTCGCGCTGGTAGAAAGCCTCGTCATGATAGCGTTTGGTCGGGATGCGCTCGGGATGGGTGATCTCGAAAGGGACCGACTTGCGCGCCGCCAACATATCCTCTGCCATTCCCTACCCTATTCCTAGTCTGCTTTGGGATCGAAAGGTAAAGGCTGGGGAGGGGTGTTCAAGGATGATCGCATGGCAGGGGTGTATCATCGCCGTGCCGATACAATGCGTCTATTCCGCAGGCGCCGGACTGTCGATTTCGGCCAGCACCGCCTGCGTGTCGGCGCCCAGCGATGGCGCGCCGCCCGCGACCTTGCCGGGGGTGTGCGAGAACCATGTCGGTACGCCGGGAAAGCGCACCGGCCCCTGCGCTGTTTCCACCGTCTCAAAGAAGCCGACGGCATTCAGATGCTCGTTTTCGAACAGCTCGTCGGTCGTCCGCAGCGGCGCGGCGGGGATGTGAAGCTGTTCCAGCAGATCGAGCCATTCCCGCGTCGTGCGTTCGGCAAAGGTTTCGCCCAGCAGGCCATAAACCCGCTCAATCTGTCCCGCGCGCTTGGCCAGCGTGTCGAATTCCGCCGTTGCCCAGGCTGGCTGCACCGCCTCGACAAAGGCGTTCCAATGTTTGTCATTATAGACGAGCGCGGCGATGTGGCCGTCCTTCGTCTGATAGGGCTTGCGGTTGCGCGCGACGACGCGATGATAATGGGCGTTGCCCAGCGGCGGGTCGAACAGCATGCCGCTCGCATGTTCGGTGAGCATGAAGGAGGCCATCGTCTCGAACATGCCGATCTCCACTTCCTGCCCCTCACCCGTGCGTTCGCGGTGGAACAGGGCCATCATCGTCGCATAAAGGGCGGTGAGGCCCGCCACCTTGTCGGCGATGATCGTCGCGAAATAATCGGGCTTGCCGGTCATCAACTGTTGCAGATGGGGGATGCCGCATTCGGCCTGGATCGTGTCGTCATAGGCGGGCTTGTCACCGTCCGGGCCGCGGCGGCTATAGCCGTAGCAATTGGTATAGACGATGTTGGGATTGATCGCCTTTACCGCTTCATAGTCGAAGCCGAGCTTGCCGATCGCCTTGCTGCGCATCGAATGGATGAACACATCGGCGGTGGCGATCAGGGCGCGCAACGCCGCCTTGTCCGCTTCCTGCCGCAGGTCCAGCACGACGCTGCGCTTGCCGCGATTCACGTTCATGAACACGCCGCCCAGGTCCGGCGCGGGGCCTGCGTTGATGAAGCGGGTATTGTCGCCCGCCGGCGGCTCGATCTTGATGACGTCCGCACCCATGTCGGCCATGATCTGGGTGGCATAGGGGCCAAAGACCATGGCGGTAAGGTCGATAACCCTTACGCCGGTCAGTGGACCGCCATGCGCCGTCATCCCGTCCATCAGCTTCTCCTGTTCCATAATCTTGGGCTAGGGCAAGGGCGTGGCGAAATCCACGCGCAACCCCTTCGCCCCACCGATATGTGGGGTCGCGTAATTGTGCCGCCTGGACCCGGCTGATACCCCGCAATGAAGTGGAACAGCCCCAATCAAGGCCAAAAATCTTGGATTTTGCTTTTACCGAAGACCAGCGGAACATCCGCGATGCGGTGCTCAATCACTGTAGCCAGTTTTCCGACGATTATTGGCTGGAACGGGACCGGGAGGGGGCCTTCTGCGACGACTTCTATGCGTCGATGGCGGACGCTGGATGGCTGGGCATCGCCATGCCGGAGTCGGTCGGCGGCGCGGGGCTTGGCATCACCGAGGCGGCGATCATGATGCAGGCCGTGGCGGAAGCGGGCGGCGGCATGACCGCGGCCTCGACCATCCACGGGCCGGTGTTCAGTCTGGAGCCGATCGACCTGTTCGGCACCGAGGAACAGAAGCAGCGGATGATCCCGCCGGTCCTGTCGGGCGT encodes:
- a CDS encoding PKD domain-containing protein: MKGLGTAKSFATLSLLLATPAGADQAAGPVSASAQADPLFTQPYIDKDEWRDAPVRHRYVHGGFKDTETRFSFYFPEKVHYQGRFFQHITPVPDDENLAQKSPVGEENKIGFSIASGAYFVETNGGGRDQVGMPGKPNDATIAAYRANAAAARYSRVVAQQIYGGKRPYGYAFGGSGGGFRTVGSIENTNGVWDGVVPYVLGSPMAPPNMFSVRMRAMRVLNDRFPQILDAVEPGGSGDPYAGLTPDQASVLREVTAMGFPTPSWFGWRTMGIHGFAALYGGMQMADPSYFTDFWTKPGYLGHDDPKAFEGYRLQFDAKVAAPITAQEAATLNLDTRITNGAANVDNAFAALQGKAARRIVAFRLSSAPPAIYFVGGDLIVGSGEAVKQRLTISRIVGDVVVLGVVDDAVAAKIRAGDSVRVDNSNFLAAETYHWHQVPPADAGYPEWDQFRKPDGTPLYPQRAFLLGPLFTAATTGKPMGQPPMTGKFQGKMILVENLWDREAMPWQGDWYRRQVAANLGAATDSNFRIWFTDHALHGDSAKQEDPTRTVSYLGVLQQALRDLSAWVEKGGAPPASTAYRIDNGQVIAPSDATTRKGIQPVVAVTANGSAKAVVKPQTSVTFTAAIAVPPGAGKVVSAEWDFDGSGSFPVKAKLPAGPNARVVLKTSHVFVKPGTYFPALRVASERKGDTASPYARIQNLGRVRVVVE
- a CDS encoding acyl-CoA dehydrogenase family protein — protein: MSMTRAELQDAADKAFGQSDLAPDAEKAWGLIAEMGFLMMAVPEAQGGLGLGLEAAGVVHDALGRVLVPGPAIAQMLVIEALNAADTLADRDSLIERAVGGEVMTASLALRNSATLLTCVPNADRASHVLLVEEARIALLPMDGLTITPRDTWDKTRRLFDVSVDGSTPQIILAEGNASTALAQRLSMQRSFALAADSLGGANATLRLTIDYLETRHQFDRPLALFQALKHRVADLKTAIVAAEALLWERASDRAMDAITMGALKAHACNVYRMVTEEAVQLHGGIGLTMEHHCHLFLKRAMLNAALGGDADHWEEETGRQALGQAIA
- a CDS encoding acyl-CoA dehydrogenase family protein produces the protein MTDALDTLRQEVRLWLEGNAPQDWRDHCTTEEAFVDLQRSWFATLAKGGYAVPHWPAGWPGGGRGLAEQKVIYEEFARADTPRLLLSFMSTYHAASTLFEWGSEAQRQYYIPRILDGEIWCQGFSEPNAGSDLASLKTRAERQGDVYIVNGQKLWSTMGQFADKCLLLVRTSSEGAKQAGLTYLLLDLKAKGVTVRPIHQIHGDEEFAEVFLDNVEIPVTDRLGKEGQGWAVAQSTLSSERGLTLLELSARMRGALWRIGDLIRANGRDNDSGILRDFGRLATKVDAACAVADQFLANRIAGEERVGDASIVKLSYSRTLRGFTSLGLRIGGMDTQYHDPITFGGGMETGNWMADFMNSYAWTIAGGSDEVQRNIIAERLLGMPREPKSWTLKEAVA
- a CDS encoding non-heme iron oxygenase ferredoxin subunit gives rise to the protein MSEAQFIAVARAEDVPDGTVVAIEANGRAIMLCHFEGQIYALENMCSHAQEPLACGRMRLGWIACPAHGARFDLETGEPLTGPASAPIATYPVRIAGEMIEVAL
- a CDS encoding acyl-CoA dehydrogenase family protein, which produces MDDACTSVPGPRTPVSLCPMNFEWTEEEAAFRQRLRDLLAETLPDDWERFSQHGPASPALTDYARTFCGMLAAQGLLTPHWPVEIGGQGLDPWHQTILAEEMWIAGEPRGGQYMNVNWIGPTLIRYGSPDQQARYLPPIAEGQALWCQGFSEPGSGSDLASLRTRAVLDGDSYRVSGQKIWTSYARLADTCFLVCRTSDDRKKGISILLVPMDTPGITVRQIPSLIGEGDIHEVFFDEIVVPVSARLGDEGQAWEIIAYSLTNERLGIPRYALACAALDRAVTVLKAQGEFEGEAVKIEAAHAAALCEAARMASYAIVDRRCKGQAIGAESSSARFATVMAERRVAEYVVEYLPQALADAHPYLKMHHQRGIVAGIAAGAAEIQLNIIASDVLKLPREPR
- a CDS encoding acyl-CoA dehydrogenase family protein, translating into MDLSLSDDQVAILDAIDSLAKPYAGASLHEAGFAFSSDALDRELAEGGFLDVAFDPDLGAVSAALIVERLARLPQAVEAAASALVRPLLGDDLPRPLCLMEEGKAHRPIRFLAPGATVLVVGKDRVSTFATADQVRAEPEALYGYPMGTLLELPSERTDHAVSANEVRVRWRVGLAAEAAGLLAASLESTSVHVTDRQQFGRPLATFQALRHRLAEAQVRTNGVYWLAMKAAGTLDAGDAALAALHAQESARATVYDFHQFLGAMGMTLEHPLHLWTYRLKALIGELGGRGGQGLAAADVLWG
- a CDS encoding TIGR03619 family F420-dependent LLM class oxidoreductase; translated protein: MKFAFGMPRLIELKATMQPWELSVTGADQTRLAKLADRLGYDMISVPEHFLIPKSHVDLSGPHHFHAYAAMGYYAGATDRIRINSSIAILPLQHPAIAAKALSTLDWMSDGRAMVTFGAGWLAEEFDLLGVPFQQRGRMCDEYLGAIVELWTSDDPVFEGEFVSFRDVAFAPRPVQTPHLPIWMGGEAEAVLKRAARFASGWWPYLTKPEDIPAKIDFIKSQPGYDGRPFDVMYGFATSRVGEGHKVMDDPRARPGMTAPEIIDRLGWFGTLGVTMSSVPIPAVRSVAEYEDYAQWVMEEIKPKLA
- a CDS encoding aromatic ring-hydroxylating dioxygenase subunit alpha, with the protein product MAEDMLAARKSVPFEITHPERIPTKRYHDEAFYQRECEELWPHVWQMACRVEQIPNVGDWIEYSNLGQSVIIVRTTDGIKAFHNACRHRGVPLTEGSHGNCKGKGFICPFHGWRWNIEGKNTFVYGRHMFSEGQLDEADLALRPCRTEIEMGCVFINFDDDAPPLRDNLGPLAIGLEAYNADSMRAEWCYATVLPANWKIAMEAFMEGYHVMRTHPQLQQKVPILYNMMYGMDTGGIGVPINPNRTMKENIEDQVEHMQLLSDGMAGMCHAKDVAVARTLIDVDLPEDPGQAIMQWFGMVNHFVTQAGQARGEPTPDLNKIAVETPVKAVEFIFPNYFLLPFLSSMAAYRIRPLGPESCLFELWSLTHFPEGQEPEPVMEPVVLPYDSDQFPQIPRQDYSNIPLQQKGTHAAGFDFMRLSKDIEGLISNYQRIIDGYLKGVPQDKLAQATQKLAGNFDGPILDLGF